Genomic window (Sphingorhabdus pulchriflava):
CGACGAACTCGCGCAGGAACTGAGTACGCACATTGATGCGCCGGAGGTGCCGCAAGGACGCGCTGAAATCACCAAGCGGGCGCATGAAATTTCGCGCGCCGCAATCGTCAGCGAAACACAAGGCCGACAATGGACGCGGCGGCTCGACAATGTTCTGCTGCATCCTGTGGGCGGCATAATCGTCCTGCTCGCTTTGCTCTTCGTCATGTTCCAGGCGGTTTATGCCTGGTCAGAGGCACCGATTGGCTGGATCGAAACCGGTTTTGCGATGCTGACTAATGCAATAAACGGAGTGCTGCCCGACAATATTTTCCGGTCGTTCCTGACTGACGGTGTCATCGCAGGTGTCGGCGCGGTAGTCGTTTTCCTGCCGCAGATTTTGATCCTCTTCCTCTTCATCCTTCTGCTCGAGGCGTCGGGTTATATGACGCGCGCCGCCTTTGTGATGGATCGGATGATGGCGGCAGTCGGCCTCTCCGGGCATAGTTTCATCCCGCTGCTGTCCTCCTTCGCCTGCGCCATTCCCGGTATCATGGCGACCCGGTCGATCATGGATCAGAAGGAGCGGCTGGCGACAATTCTAATTGCGCCGCTGATGACCTGCTCGGCGCGCTTGCCCGTGTACACGGTGATCATCGGCGCCTTCATTCCTTCGGCCGCTGTCGGCCCCGGCATCGGCCTGCAAGGGCTTGTGCTGTTTGCGCTCTACATATCGGGCATTGTCGGCGCGATGCTCGCCGCCGCGGTCATCCAGCGCTTTGTGACGCAAAGCCGCGGGGGCAGCTTCCTCATCGAAATGCCGCGCTATCAACTGCCGCGGATCCGAGATATTGCGCTGGGACTATGGCAGCGCGCACTGGTCTTTCTGCGCCGCGCGGGCACGATCATTTTCGTTGCCACCATCGTCCTCTGGGCATTGCTCAGCTTCCCCAAGGTTCCGGTTGGCAGCAGCGAGAGCCAGGTCGAATATTCGGCGGCTGGCCGTATCGCTTCGGTCATCGAACCTGCGGTAGAGCCCATCGGTTTCAACCACGACATTGCACTTGCCATCATCCCGGCCATGGCTGCTCGCGAAGTCGCTGTGTCGGCGCTTGCTACCGCTTATGCCATAGATGCCGATGATGACGAGGAGCAGGCGTCCAGTCTGGGTATGAAGCTGGCGGGCAATTGGTCGCTGGCTACAGCTCTTGCGTTCCTCGCCTGGTTCGTCTTTGCGCCGCAATGCATTTCGACGATCGCTGTGACGCGACGCGAGACCAATGGCTGGAAATGGCCCATCTTCATGGTCACCTATCTCTTTGCGCTTGCCTATGTTGCCGCCGGGATTACTTATTGGACAGCCCGTGCCTTCGGCTTATAGCAGTCGACAGAATCCCAATTTAGACAGGCGAGGAACAATATGGCGGGCAGCGTCAATAAGGTTATTTTGGTCGGCAATCTGGGCGCGGATCCCGAGGTGAAATCATTCCAGAATGGCGGCCGTATCTGCAATTTGCGGATTGCGACGTCGGAAGACTGGAAAGACCGCCAGACCGGCGAAAAGAAAGAACGCACCGAATGGCATAGCGTCGTGTTGCAGTCCGACGGGCTGGTCGGCGTTGCCGAACGCTTTCTGCGCAAGGGCTCCAAAGTCTATATCGAAGGCCAGTTGCGTACCCGCAAATGGCAGGATCAGTCGGGCAATGATCGCTATACGACCGAAATCAGCGTAGGCGGATTTGATGGCAAGCTGGTGATGCTCGATGGCGCTAAAGGCGGCTCGGGCGGCGGCAACGAAGGCTGGGGCAGCGGTGGCGGTGCGCCTTCCAGCGGTGGTGGCGGCCAGTCTGGCGGCGGCTGGCAAGGTGGATCTGCAGGCTTTGGCGGCGGGGACTTCTCCGACGACCTTGACGATGATGTACCGTTTTGATCGGCATGCCCACTAGGGTTCTGACAGCATGAACAAGCGCATCGCCCTGCTGGCTCTGCTTGCGGTGGCGATTGCGGCCTATTTCTGGTTCGACCTTGGCCAGTATCTCAGCCTCGATGCCTTCAAGGCGCAGCAGGCGCAGATCATCGCGGCCAAGGACGCCAGCCCGCTGCTCTATATTGGCGGCTTTTTCCTGATCTATGTCATCGTCACAGCCCTATCTTTGCCGGGGGCGGCGATCATGTCGCTGGTGGCGGGGGCGTTGTTCGGTGTGGTCACTGGTACAGTCATTGTGTCCTTTGCCTCATCGATAGGCGCGACACTCGCCTTCCTGTCGGCGCGTTTCCTGCTGCGTGATTGGGTGCAATCGAAATTTGGCGAGCGCCTCAAGGCGATTGATGATGGCATTGCCCGCGACGGGG
Coding sequences:
- the feoB gene encoding ferrous iron transporter B translates to MTEAVPLVALVGNPNAGKSALFNALTGARQKIANYPGVTVERKSGRSSFADGRPVELIDLPGAYSLEPDSLDEAVTRDVVLGRFEGQRRPDALIVVVDAGNLDNHLRFALELIGQGLPTVVALNMVDLASRDGLELDAQKLAIALGVPVVPTVAVRKRGLDALLDELAQELSTHIDAPEVPQGRAEITKRAHEISRAAIVSETQGRQWTRRLDNVLLHPVGGIIVLLALLFVMFQAVYAWSEAPIGWIETGFAMLTNAINGVLPDNIFRSFLTDGVIAGVGAVVVFLPQILILFLFILLLEASGYMTRAAFVMDRMMAAVGLSGHSFIPLLSSFACAIPGIMATRSIMDQKERLATILIAPLMTCSARLPVYTVIIGAFIPSAAVGPGIGLQGLVLFALYISGIVGAMLAAAVIQRFVTQSRGGSFLIEMPRYQLPRIRDIALGLWQRALVFLRRAGTIIFVATIVLWALLSFPKVPVGSSESQVEYSAAGRIASVIEPAVEPIGFNHDIALAIIPAMAAREVAVSALATAYAIDADDDEEQASSLGMKLAGNWSLATALAFLAWFVFAPQCISTIAVTRRETNGWKWPIFMVTYLFALAYVAAGITYWTARAFGL
- the ssb gene encoding single-stranded DNA-binding protein, encoding MAGSVNKVILVGNLGADPEVKSFQNGGRICNLRIATSEDWKDRQTGEKKERTEWHSVVLQSDGLVGVAERFLRKGSKVYIEGQLRTRKWQDQSGNDRYTTEISVGGFDGKLVMLDGAKGGSGGGNEGWGSGGGAPSSGGGGQSGGGWQGGSAGFGGGDFSDDLDDDVPF
- a CDS encoding TVP38/TMEM64 family protein; amino-acid sequence: MNKRIALLALLAVAIAAYFWFDLGQYLSLDAFKAQQAQIIAAKDASPLLYIGGFFLIYVIVTALSLPGAAIMSLVAGALFGVVTGTVIVSFASSIGATLAFLSARFLLRDWVQSKFGERLKAIDDGIARDGAMYLFTIRLIPLFPFFVVNLLMGLTRIKTRTFYWVSQIGMLPATAVFVNAGTQISKVDSTAGLLSPTLIGSFVLLGIFPWIARGLVAAVKKVNAR